In Streptomyces longhuiensis, the following proteins share a genomic window:
- a CDS encoding SAM-dependent methyltransferase, protein MNFPVTHRAHAERRSATAADTAAVDAARWPDVASAPRSSRARTAVSQAVVRGALDRLPLHVRLAGGSQLGQGGPLLRIHDPEAFYRRIGVSGLVGFGESYMAGEWDAPDLVAALSVLAGHAAELIPRPLQRLRGLWAPRHPASERNTPVGARDNISRHYDLSNDLFTLFLDESLSYSSAVFRGFPATWRHLEAAQHAKIDRLLDLAEVTSGTRLLEIGTGWGELAIRAAARGARVTTLTLSAEQRDLARERIRAAGAADRISVELCDYREARGTYDAVVSVEMVEAVGEEFWPVYFRTLDERLVPGGRAALQAITMPHDRMLASRGTFTWIHKYIFPGGQLPSVEAIEETVRDRTGLRTARRDGFGAHYAETLRLWRERFTERADEVDELGFDATFRRMWTFYLAYSEAGFRAGYLDVQQYLFTKDGPRGGSATVPRPGGGAER, encoded by the coding sequence ATGAACTTCCCGGTGACCCACCGCGCCCACGCCGAGCGGCGGTCCGCCACCGCAGCCGACACCGCGGCCGTGGACGCGGCCCGCTGGCCGGACGTCGCGTCGGCGCCCCGGTCCTCGCGCGCGAGAACCGCCGTCTCCCAGGCGGTCGTGCGCGGCGCGCTGGACCGCCTCCCGCTGCATGTGCGACTCGCGGGCGGCAGTCAACTCGGCCAGGGCGGGCCTCTGTTGAGGATCCACGACCCGGAGGCCTTCTACCGTCGCATCGGCGTGAGCGGCCTCGTCGGCTTCGGGGAGTCCTACATGGCCGGGGAGTGGGACGCTCCCGACCTCGTGGCAGCCCTGAGCGTGCTCGCCGGCCATGCCGCCGAACTGATCCCGCGCCCCCTCCAGCGGTTGCGCGGTCTCTGGGCGCCGCGGCACCCGGCCTCCGAGCGCAACACCCCGGTCGGTGCCCGCGACAACATCAGCCGCCACTACGACCTGTCGAACGACCTGTTCACCCTGTTCCTCGACGAATCGCTCAGCTACTCGTCCGCCGTCTTCCGCGGTTTCCCCGCGACCTGGCGGCACCTCGAAGCGGCACAGCACGCCAAGATCGACCGGCTGCTCGACCTCGCCGAAGTCACCTCCGGCACCCGCCTGTTGGAGATCGGAACCGGCTGGGGCGAGCTCGCGATCAGAGCCGCCGCCCGTGGCGCCCGCGTCACCACGCTCACTCTCTCCGCCGAGCAGCGTGACCTGGCGCGTGAGCGCATCCGCGCCGCGGGGGCGGCCGACCGGATCTCCGTGGAGCTGTGCGACTACCGGGAGGCCCGGGGAACATACGACGCCGTGGTGAGTGTCGAGATGGTCGAGGCGGTGGGCGAGGAGTTCTGGCCCGTCTACTTCAGGACGCTCGACGAACGGCTCGTGCCGGGCGGCCGTGCCGCCCTCCAGGCCATCACCATGCCGCACGACCGGATGCTCGCCAGCCGTGGCACCTTCACCTGGATCCACAAGTACATCTTCCCCGGTGGTCAGCTGCCCTCCGTGGAGGCGATCGAGGAGACGGTCCGCGACCGCACCGGCCTGCGCACCGCACGCCGCGACGGCTTCGGCGCCCACTACGCCGAGACGTTGCGGCTGTGGCGCGAACGCTTCACCGAACGCGCCGACGAGGTCGATGAGCTCGGCTTCGACGCCACGTTCCGCCGCATGTGGACCTTCTACCTCGCGTACTCCGAGGCGGGGTTCCGCGCGGGCTACCTGGACGTCCAGCAGTACCTGTTCACGAAGGACGGCCCGCGCGGGGGTTCGGCGACCGTTCCCCGGCCGGGCGGCGGGGCCGAGCGGTGA
- a CDS encoding DUF1365 domain-containing protein, protein MRSAPRRHVLRHRTYLWLIDVDRPPRLPAPLRPLARFEARDHFGGAEPTIRAGLEKFLAGHGVPSPTGPVVMLAQARVLGHVFNPLTLFWCHDRDGELRCVVAEVHNTYGERHCYLLSPDEAFREGFHEEFRVDKEFYVSPFFPVDGQYRMRLPLPGERLDLAVHLERAGGRPFTATVRGLRQEATSGALVRAALRHPWPTLAVSAAIRAHGIRLYLKGLPLRPRPRHRVQKGME, encoded by the coding sequence GTGCGCTCCGCGCCCAGGCGCCACGTGCTGCGGCACCGCACCTACCTGTGGCTGATCGACGTGGACCGCCCGCCCCGTCTCCCCGCCCCTCTGCGTCCCCTGGCCCGGTTCGAGGCGCGGGACCACTTCGGCGGAGCGGAGCCCACGATCCGGGCCGGTCTGGAGAAGTTCCTGGCCGGGCACGGTGTCCCGTCCCCGACCGGACCCGTCGTCATGCTCGCGCAGGCCCGCGTCCTGGGGCACGTCTTCAACCCGCTCACCCTCTTCTGGTGCCACGACCGGGACGGCGAACTGCGCTGCGTGGTGGCCGAGGTCCACAACACGTACGGCGAACGGCACTGCTACCTGCTGAGCCCGGACGAGGCTTTCCGCGAAGGGTTCCACGAGGAATTCCGCGTGGACAAAGAGTTCTACGTCTCGCCGTTCTTCCCCGTCGACGGGCAGTACCGGATGCGTCTGCCCCTGCCCGGGGAGCGGCTCGATCTCGCCGTGCACCTGGAGCGAGCAGGCGGCAGGCCGTTCACGGCGACCGTCCGGGGCCTCCGCCAGGAAGCCACCTCGGGAGCGCTGGTCCGCGCCGCGCTGCGGCACCCCTGGCCCACGCTCGCCGTCTCGGCCGCGATCCGTGCGCACGGCATCCGCCTGTATCTGAAGGGGCTGCCCCTGCGGCCCCGCCCACGACACCGAGTACAGAAAGGCATGGAATGA
- a CDS encoding NAD(P)/FAD-dependent oxidoreductase, whose amino-acid sequence MTGAAQAIRTAVVGSGVAGLTAAHVLARRHGVVMYEADDRTGGHAHTHDVPSADGSLHRVDSGFIVHNRRTYPNLLRLFSELGVTTQESEMSMSVRCEGCGLEYAGARGPSGLFAQPRNVARGRYLRMLAEVPAFHRAARRLLAESDDDALTLGEFLTRGRFSAYFVAHFMTPLVAAVWSCDAATARRAPARYLFRFLAHHGLLSVTGSPVWRTVTGGSRSYVDRVVKQLGAVHTATPVRSVRRHSDGVELTTEDGLTTTYDSVVIATHPDQALRLLADPTPEESQVLGAFHYSRNNTVLHTDTGVLPKAAGARAAWNYLMPTCGVAADRVRVSYDMNRLQRLTAPETFVVTLGGEDRVDPGRVLARMTYEHPVLTPESVAAQRRLPALSGPRTAYAGAYHGWGFHEDGCRSGAAAAAALGVVW is encoded by the coding sequence GTGACGGGTGCGGCACAGGCCATACGGACAGCGGTCGTGGGGAGCGGCGTGGCGGGTCTCACCGCCGCCCATGTCCTTGCACGCCGCCACGGCGTGGTGATGTACGAGGCCGACGACAGGACCGGCGGTCACGCGCACACCCACGACGTGCCCTCGGCCGACGGCAGCCTGCACCGGGTCGACTCGGGATTCATCGTCCACAACCGCCGCACCTACCCGAACCTGCTGCGGCTCTTCTCCGAACTCGGCGTCACCACGCAGGAGTCGGAGATGAGCATGTCCGTACGCTGCGAAGGCTGCGGCCTCGAGTACGCCGGGGCCCGGGGGCCTTCGGGCCTGTTCGCGCAGCCGCGCAACGTGGCGCGCGGGCGCTATCTGCGCATGCTGGCCGAGGTGCCCGCCTTCCACCGGGCCGCTCGCCGACTGCTGGCCGAGAGCGACGACGACGCCCTCACCCTCGGCGAGTTCCTGACCCGGGGCCGCTTCTCCGCGTACTTCGTCGCCCACTTCATGACGCCGCTCGTCGCCGCCGTATGGTCGTGCGACGCCGCCACGGCCCGGCGCGCTCCGGCCCGTTACCTGTTCCGGTTCCTGGCGCACCACGGTTTGCTGTCGGTCACCGGCTCACCGGTGTGGCGCACGGTGACCGGCGGCTCACGCAGCTACGTCGACCGCGTCGTGAAGCAGCTGGGCGCCGTACACACCGCCACGCCCGTACGGTCCGTGCGACGGCACTCCGACGGCGTCGAGCTCACTACCGAGGACGGGCTGACGACGACGTACGACTCCGTCGTCATCGCCACCCACCCCGACCAGGCCCTGCGCCTCCTCGCCGACCCCACGCCCGAGGAGAGTCAAGTCCTCGGAGCCTTTCACTACTCGCGCAACAACACCGTCCTGCACACCGACACCGGCGTCCTGCCCAAGGCCGCGGGGGCGCGCGCCGCCTGGAACTACCTCATGCCGACCTGCGGCGTCGCGGCCGACCGGGTCCGCGTCAGCTACGACATGAACCGTCTGCAGCGCCTCACCGCACCCGAGACCTTCGTCGTCACCCTCGGCGGCGAGGACCGCGTCGACCCCGGGCGCGTACTGGCCCGCATGACGTACGAACATCCGGTCCTCACCCCGGAGTCAGTGGCCGCCCAGCGGCGGCTCCCCGCCCTCAGCGGGCCACGCACCGCCTATGCGGGGGCCTATCACGGCTGGGGTTTCCACGAGGACGGCTGCCGCTCGGGCGCGGCGGCGGCCGCGGCGCTGGGGGTGGTCTGGTGA
- a CDS encoding sigma-70 family RNA polymerase sigma factor — protein sequence MNRIAPLGASPAPEPDLQALMGRTAKGSQEAFAAVYDRVAGPVFGVVRSVLRDHAQSEEVAQEVLIEVWRSAARYRPDRGTAMNWVLTLAHRRAIDRVRSVEASAARERQAAFLDRTPEFDEVTEQVEHRLEREQVRRCLGGLTELQRQSVTLAYYRGLTYREVAELLGLPLGTVKTRLRDGLIRLRDCLGVNA from the coding sequence GTGAACCGAATCGCACCCCTTGGGGCGTCACCCGCGCCGGAGCCCGACCTCCAGGCGCTCATGGGCCGGACCGCCAAGGGCAGCCAGGAGGCCTTCGCCGCCGTGTACGACCGGGTGGCCGGGCCGGTCTTCGGAGTGGTGCGCAGCGTGCTGCGTGACCACGCGCAGTCAGAGGAGGTGGCCCAGGAGGTCCTGATCGAGGTGTGGCGCAGCGCCGCCCGCTACCGCCCGGACCGTGGTACGGCCATGAACTGGGTACTCACCCTCGCCCACCGGCGTGCCATCGACCGGGTCCGGTCGGTCGAGGCCTCCGCCGCCAGGGAGCGGCAGGCCGCCTTCCTGGACCGCACCCCCGAGTTCGACGAGGTGACCGAGCAGGTGGAGCACCGCCTCGAACGCGAACAGGTACGCCGCTGTCTGGGCGGCCTCACGGAGCTCCAGCGTCAGTCGGTGACGCTGGCCTACTACCGCGGACTCACGTACCGGGAAGTGGCCGAGCTTCTCGGGTTGCCTCTCGGCACGGTCAAGACGCGACTGCGGGACGGTCTGATCCGCCTGCGCGACTGCCTGGGGGTGAACGCATGA
- a CDS encoding anti-sigma factor, with translation MTNADVHTLTGAYVLHALSEDERAAFERHLGACETCTQEVAELAATAGRLGLAVSESPSPDLKARVMGRIPNVRQESPLPKSPERSGGNPARGRRASRWALAACLAAAAGLGGVAVWQHEEARDARAEAGAEHRRSAELAAVLGAPDAKAGTARLGDGASATVVVSKSRDKAAFVSSGLATPPSGKVYQLWFADGDTMRPAGLLDPASRAQAVLLDGPVDKASGMGITVEPAGGSPEPTSAPVALMNFPA, from the coding sequence ATGACGAACGCCGATGTCCACACGCTGACCGGTGCCTACGTGCTCCACGCGCTGTCCGAGGACGAGCGGGCCGCGTTCGAGCGCCACCTCGGGGCCTGCGAGACCTGCACCCAGGAAGTGGCCGAACTGGCGGCCACGGCAGGCAGGTTGGGACTCGCCGTCAGTGAGAGCCCGTCGCCCGACCTCAAGGCCCGGGTGATGGGACGGATCCCCAATGTCCGCCAGGAGTCGCCGCTCCCGAAGTCGCCCGAGAGGAGTGGCGGGAACCCGGCGCGGGGCCGCCGCGCGTCGCGCTGGGCACTCGCCGCGTGCCTGGCTGCCGCTGCCGGTCTCGGCGGCGTCGCGGTGTGGCAGCACGAGGAGGCACGGGACGCGCGGGCCGAGGCCGGCGCGGAGCACCGGCGGTCGGCGGAGCTCGCGGCAGTTCTGGGGGCGCCCGACGCCAAGGCCGGCACCGCGCGTCTCGGCGACGGCGCGAGCGCCACGGTGGTCGTCTCCAAGAGCCGCGACAAGGCGGCGTTCGTGTCGTCCGGACTGGCCACGCCGCCGTCCGGCAAGGTCTACCAACTGTGGTTCGCCGACGGCGACACGATGCGTCCGGCCGGCCTGCTCGACCCCGCCTCGCGGGCGCAGGCCGTCCTCCTGGACGGCCCCGTCGACAAGGCGTCAGGCATGGGCATCACGGTCGAACCGGCGGGCGGATCCCCCGAACCCACCTCTGCGCCGGTGGCCCTGATGAACTTCCCCGCCTGA
- a CDS encoding GNAT family N-acetyltransferase, translated as MRVAEEFGFQTGNACHTRNEAGSHSPERPPDSPNGACVRIRRMTQDRTGETLSVGQRDTELNERLSQGLDEVNFPATGTTASDQTSLSVKVVDDAGELLGGLSGWTWGGLLGIEMLWIREKSRKDGWGSKILLAAEEEARRRGCDRACVSSFTFQAPEFYQRHGYVETGRTLGIPGGAEDVHMFKKLE; from the coding sequence ATGAGGGTCGCCGAAGAATTCGGGTTCCAGACAGGTAATGCATGCCACACCCGCAACGAGGCGGGCAGCCATTCACCCGAGCGGCCGCCGGACTCGCCGAACGGCGCCTGTGTCAGAATCCGCCGCATGACACAAGATCGGACCGGCGAGACGCTGAGCGTCGGGCAGCGCGACACCGAACTCAACGAACGCTTGTCCCAGGGATTGGACGAGGTCAACTTCCCCGCCACCGGAACCACTGCCTCAGATCAGACTTCGCTGTCGGTGAAGGTGGTCGACGACGCCGGTGAGCTGCTCGGCGGCCTTTCCGGCTGGACGTGGGGTGGGCTGCTCGGCATCGAGATGCTCTGGATCCGCGAGAAGAGCCGTAAGGACGGGTGGGGATCAAAGATCCTCCTGGCCGCGGAGGAGGAGGCGCGGCGGCGCGGCTGCGATCGCGCCTGCGTATCGTCCTTCACCTTCCAGGCACCGGAGTTCTACCAGCGCCACGGATATGTCGAGACCGGCCGGACCCTGGGAATCCCGGGCGGCGCCGAGGATGTCCACATGTTCAAGAAACTGGAATAG
- a CDS encoding dihydrofolate reductase family protein yields MSSKLIVTAFITMDGIMQAPGGPGEDVDAGFEHGGWQVPYVDEDFRVLMTGIFEETADHLLLGRHTYDIFAAHWPRVTDENDPIAVRLNAMPKYVASRTMDSLAWNNSHLLKGEAAESVAQLKEDLDGVIMTQGSSDLIRTLQEHDLVDEYRLLINPVILGTGKRLFAEGAAPAAWTLTESGATGAGVQYCVYERAGRPQYGSLQLDDQA; encoded by the coding sequence ATGAGCAGCAAGCTGATCGTCACCGCGTTCATCACCATGGACGGCATCATGCAGGCTCCGGGCGGTCCGGGCGAGGACGTCGACGCCGGTTTCGAGCACGGCGGCTGGCAAGTCCCGTACGTCGACGAGGACTTCAGGGTCCTGATGACGGGGATCTTCGAGGAGACCGCCGACCATCTGCTCCTCGGTCGGCACACGTACGACATCTTCGCCGCCCACTGGCCCCGCGTGACCGACGAGAACGACCCGATCGCCGTGAGGCTGAACGCGATGCCCAAGTACGTCGCCTCGCGCACTATGGACAGCCTTGCGTGGAACAACTCTCATCTCCTCAAGGGGGAGGCGGCCGAGTCCGTCGCGCAGCTCAAGGAGGACCTCGACGGCGTGATCATGACGCAGGGGAGCAGCGACCTCATTCGCACCCTGCAGGAGCACGACCTCGTCGACGAGTACCGGCTGCTCATCAACCCCGTGATCCTCGGAACCGGCAAGCGGCTCTTCGCCGAAGGCGCCGCCCCTGCCGCCTGGACGCTCACCGAGTCAGGCGCCACTGGCGCAGGCGTTCAGTACTGCGTCTACGAACGGGCGGGCAGGCCCCAGTACGGATCCCTCCAGCTGGACGACCAGGCGTGA
- a CDS encoding PaaI family thioesterase, producing MTERSGPFWDVVEGRAPLPRAAATLGLEVLDADGDDGTVELAFTATEDFTNPAGNVLGAFLAAMLYDTVGSALLATLGPDRFQSTLELHTCFLRPVRPGRIVGTGRVVHRAGDIAFLEGSLVDSDGVVIATAGATARVIPLDQAPTSA from the coding sequence ATGACAGAGCGATCCGGGCCGTTCTGGGATGTCGTGGAGGGGCGCGCTCCGCTGCCTCGGGCGGCGGCCACGCTGGGGTTGGAGGTCCTCGACGCGGACGGCGACGACGGCACCGTCGAGCTGGCTTTCACCGCGACCGAGGACTTCACCAACCCGGCCGGGAACGTGCTGGGCGCCTTTCTCGCGGCCATGCTCTACGACACCGTCGGTTCCGCGCTTCTGGCCACACTCGGACCGGACCGGTTCCAGTCCACGCTGGAACTCCACACGTGTTTTCTGAGGCCGGTACGCCCGGGCCGGATCGTCGGCACGGGGCGCGTGGTGCACCGGGCGGGGGACATCGCCTTCTTGGAAGGGAGCCTCGTCGACTCTGACGGGGTGGTCATTGCCACCGCAGGTGCCACGGCCCGCGTCATCCCCCTCGACCAGGCGCCGACGTCGGCGTGA
- a CDS encoding MFS transporter, producing MSEVASRRPMFQPRVAFAAVFGTTIEWYDFALYGTAAALVFNKVYFPGSDPLVGTVLAYGTFAIGFLARPLGGAYFGEKGDTKGRKSVLVTTLLLMGLATTAIGLLPTYGQIGAAAPILLTLLRFVQGFAAGGEKTGALIILFENAPPKWRGLLTSLPAIGTGTGTLLSTGAFALVTGLLPEDALLAWGWRLPFLFSAALTFFGLWVRRSIDETAEFKAARIDPVAAHRSLRERLAGSRFVAAWRRYPKQMLIVIGAGAAENAGYYIFGTFSVAYAEDRHLPTAALLSGIAVAAAVKLVTVPAFGALSDRVGRRPVSIGGALVLLASAWPFFALVDGGQTWTVWAALLVTLGIGQSAILGSQPAFFAELFDTDVRFSAVGVANNIGTVLTGGLAPVLATTLLIWFDHSVTGVVVFIALMSAVTVVTVALAKETRHTEPERTAAAGNPVNA from the coding sequence ATGAGCGAAGTGGCAAGCAGACGACCGATGTTCCAGCCGAGGGTGGCGTTCGCGGCCGTCTTCGGCACCACCATCGAGTGGTACGACTTCGCCCTCTACGGCACCGCGGCAGCGCTCGTCTTCAACAAGGTGTACTTCCCCGGCAGCGACCCGCTGGTGGGCACCGTTCTCGCGTACGGCACCTTCGCGATCGGGTTCCTGGCCCGCCCGCTCGGCGGCGCCTACTTCGGCGAGAAGGGCGACACCAAGGGCCGCAAGAGTGTGCTCGTCACGACGCTGCTGCTGATGGGTCTGGCCACCACCGCCATCGGGCTTCTGCCCACCTACGGCCAGATCGGCGCGGCCGCACCGATCCTGCTGACGCTGCTGCGGTTCGTGCAGGGCTTCGCGGCGGGCGGCGAGAAGACGGGCGCCCTGATCATCCTCTTCGAGAACGCTCCACCGAAATGGCGCGGCCTGCTCACCTCACTGCCTGCGATCGGCACAGGCACCGGCACGCTCCTGTCCACGGGGGCCTTCGCCCTGGTCACCGGGCTGCTGCCGGAGGACGCGCTACTGGCGTGGGGATGGCGACTGCCGTTCCTGTTCAGCGCGGCGCTGACGTTCTTCGGCCTGTGGGTGCGCAGGTCAATCGACGAGACGGCGGAGTTCAAGGCGGCGCGCATCGACCCCGTAGCAGCCCACCGCTCGCTGCGCGAACGGCTCGCGGGCAGCCGCTTCGTCGCGGCCTGGCGCCGCTATCCGAAGCAGATGCTGATCGTCATCGGGGCCGGTGCGGCCGAGAACGCGGGCTATTACATCTTCGGCACGTTCTCCGTCGCCTACGCGGAGGACCGCCATCTGCCCACTGCCGCACTTCTCAGCGGCATCGCCGTCGCAGCCGCCGTGAAGCTGGTGACCGTCCCGGCGTTCGGCGCCCTCTCCGACAGGGTCGGGCGGCGCCCGGTGTCGATCGGCGGAGCACTGGTCCTGCTCGCCTCGGCCTGGCCGTTCTTCGCACTGGTCGACGGCGGGCAGACGTGGACGGTATGGGCGGCGCTCCTGGTCACGCTCGGCATCGGACAGTCCGCCATCCTCGGCTCGCAGCCGGCGTTCTTCGCCGAACTCTTCGACACCGACGTACGGTTCAGCGCCGTAGGCGTAGCCAACAACATCGGCACCGTCCTCACCGGCGGCCTCGCCCCCGTACTCGCCACCACGCTCCTCATCTGGTTCGACCACAGCGTGACCGGAGTCGTCGTCTTCATCGCCCTCATGAGCGCCGTCACCGTGGTGACGGTGGCCCTCGCGAAGGAGACCCGGCACACCGAACCGGAGCGGACAGCGGCGGCCGGGAACCCCGTCAACGCCTAG
- a CDS encoding IclR family transcriptional regulator, translating into MAETESSGVRSVQRAVDLLALYDAEHPSRTVRELVDATGLAKSTVVRLVHTLEQCGLLWSRGDGRTVPGPGLLRWAELARSTWQLPEAALLLMKRLSEASGGEAVHLYVRQQHARVCIARHEGTRTLRHVVRVGEEMPLWSGAASHVLLSRAQQPDVEAVARLAPHDAWPLWERAQKAAVDGWAVSHGEREAGVSGVAAPVFDAAGRVAAAVALGGPTTRFTDEAVTGFASELVETARELTALDCIGGAQR; encoded by the coding sequence ATGGCCGAGACCGAGTCGAGTGGCGTGCGCAGTGTGCAGCGCGCCGTCGACCTCCTCGCCCTGTACGACGCCGAACATCCGAGTCGCACCGTGCGCGAACTCGTCGACGCGACCGGGCTCGCCAAGAGCACCGTCGTACGTCTCGTGCACACTCTGGAGCAGTGCGGACTGCTGTGGAGTCGCGGGGACGGCCGTACCGTGCCCGGCCCGGGGCTGCTGCGCTGGGCCGAACTCGCCCGCTCCACCTGGCAGTTGCCCGAGGCGGCTCTTCTCCTGATGAAGCGGCTCAGCGAGGCGAGCGGCGGTGAGGCGGTCCACCTGTACGTGCGTCAGCAGCACGCCCGCGTCTGTATCGCCCGGCACGAAGGAACCCGCACGCTGCGGCACGTGGTCCGCGTCGGCGAGGAGATGCCGCTGTGGTCGGGCGCCGCCAGCCACGTCCTCCTCTCCCGCGCGCAGCAGCCCGACGTCGAGGCCGTGGCGCGCCTGGCCCCGCATGACGCGTGGCCGCTGTGGGAGCGGGCGCAGAAGGCGGCCGTCGACGGCTGGGCCGTCAGCCACGGCGAGCGCGAAGCAGGTGTCTCCGGCGTCGCGGCCCCCGTGTTCGACGCGGCGGGACGGGTCGCCGCAGCCGTCGCGCTCGGCGGGCCCACGACCCGCTTCACAGACGAGGCGGTGACCGGATTCGCGAGCGAACTCGTCGAGACAGCACGGGAACTGACGGCCCTCGACTGCATCGGGGGTGCGCAGCGATGA
- a CDS encoding CaiB/BaiF CoA transferase family protein, translating into MSAPLLDGVRVLDLTNVLAGPFAGYQLALQGADVLKVEMPETGDLARQLGADRDLSDDLLGASFLAQNAGKRSLTLNLKDPEGREALLRAVRESDVLVENFRPGVMDRLGCGWDVLRRENPALVYCAISGFGQTGPMRARPAYDQIVQGLSGMMSVTGTPEVTPLRSGFPVADTLGGMAAAYAVAAALVRRARTGEGAMLDVSMLEAALTAMGWVTSNYLITGASPQPMGNDNFTAAPSGTFATADGHLNISANRQQQFATLCRLINRADLLDDTRFAHPADRKIHRDALREHIETGLALRTAKEWEEILSDAGVPAARVLSVPDALGLEQLAARDFVHRLPFPDGRHRPLDVLGSPVRVDGEPVGPATPPPLLGQHTDQVLTELGYGEREISSMKESGAI; encoded by the coding sequence ATGAGTGCTCCGCTCCTGGACGGAGTGCGCGTCCTGGACCTCACCAACGTCCTCGCAGGCCCCTTCGCCGGATACCAGCTCGCCCTCCAGGGAGCCGACGTCCTCAAGGTCGAGATGCCTGAAACAGGCGATCTGGCACGGCAGTTGGGGGCGGACCGCGACCTGAGCGACGACCTGCTCGGAGCGTCGTTCCTGGCGCAGAACGCAGGCAAACGCTCCCTGACCCTCAACCTGAAGGACCCGGAAGGCCGCGAAGCGCTGCTGCGCGCGGTACGCGAGTCGGACGTCCTGGTCGAAAACTTCCGGCCCGGTGTGATGGACCGCCTCGGCTGCGGCTGGGACGTCCTCAGGCGGGAGAACCCCGCACTCGTCTACTGCGCCATCTCCGGCTTCGGGCAGACCGGTCCGATGCGTGCCCGCCCCGCCTACGACCAGATCGTGCAGGGCCTCAGCGGCATGATGAGCGTGACCGGAACCCCCGAAGTCACCCCCCTGCGGTCAGGCTTCCCGGTCGCTGACACCCTCGGCGGCATGGCCGCGGCCTACGCCGTCGCCGCCGCCCTCGTGCGCAGGGCCCGCACCGGCGAAGGCGCGATGCTCGATGTGTCGATGCTGGAGGCGGCCCTCACCGCGATGGGCTGGGTCACCTCCAACTACCTGATCACCGGAGCCAGTCCGCAGCCCATGGGCAACGACAACTTCACCGCCGCACCGTCGGGCACCTTCGCCACGGCCGACGGACACCTCAACATCTCGGCCAACCGCCAGCAGCAGTTCGCGACCCTGTGCCGACTCATCAACCGCGCCGACCTCCTCGACGACACACGCTTCGCCCACCCTGCCGACCGCAAGATCCACCGAGACGCGCTGCGCGAACACATCGAGACCGGCCTCGCGCTGCGCACCGCCAAGGAGTGGGAGGAAATCCTCTCCGACGCAGGTGTCCCCGCGGCCCGCGTCCTGTCCGTTCCGGACGCGCTGGGCCTGGAACAGCTCGCCGCACGTGACTTCGTACACCGCCTGCCGTTCCCGGACGGCCGTCACCGGCCCCTCGACGTACTCGGAAGCCCGGTACGGGTGGACGGCGAGCCCGTCGGCCCCGCGACACCGCCGCCGCTGCTCGGCCAGCACACGGATCAGGTCCTGACCGAACTCGGCTACGGAGAAAGGGAGATATCGAGCATGAAGGAGAGCGGGGCGATATGA
- a CDS encoding citryl-CoA lyase, which produces MTKSNTIDADQVTGWWSTAVSRIRPGEILLRGYPVEQLIGRITFAQQIWLMLRGELPTPGQARLLEAALVAAVDHGPQAPSIASARMAATCGVGLNSAVATGVGLLGDTHGGAGQQCMEVLARITAGERARGVVAEYRARGAYIPGFGHRFHPHDPRRDPLLTLVREAVDAGEVRGEALAAGLALEEALSEGRTRPVPMNIDGATAIIFAELGFPADMGRGLFVLSRSVGILAHAWEETQGGTRIKGPLPRPLLAGYHGTPPREL; this is translated from the coding sequence ATGACCAAGTCGAACACGATCGACGCGGACCAGGTCACCGGATGGTGGTCCACCGCCGTCAGCCGGATCCGGCCGGGCGAGATCCTGCTGCGCGGCTACCCGGTTGAGCAGCTCATCGGACGCATCACCTTCGCGCAGCAGATCTGGCTGATGCTCCGCGGGGAACTGCCGACCCCGGGTCAGGCCCGCCTCCTGGAAGCCGCGCTCGTGGCCGCCGTCGACCACGGCCCGCAGGCCCCCTCCATCGCCTCCGCCCGCATGGCCGCGACGTGCGGCGTGGGCCTCAACAGTGCGGTCGCCACGGGCGTCGGCCTGCTCGGTGACACGCACGGCGGCGCTGGCCAGCAGTGCATGGAGGTACTCGCGCGCATCACGGCGGGGGAGCGGGCACGAGGTGTCGTCGCCGAATACCGCGCACGAGGCGCCTACATCCCCGGCTTCGGACATCGCTTCCACCCCCACGACCCACGCCGCGATCCGCTGCTCACGCTGGTACGCGAGGCGGTGGACGCGGGGGAGGTGAGGGGTGAGGCCCTGGCCGCCGGCCTTGCGCTGGAAGAGGCTCTGTCCGAGGGCCGAACACGACCCGTCCCCATGAACATCGACGGCGCGACCGCGATCATCTTCGCGGAACTCGGCTTCCCGGCCGACATGGGCCGCGGCTTGTTCGTGCTCTCCCGCAGCGTCGGCATCCTCGCCCACGCCTGGGAGGAGACCCAGGGCGGGACCCGGATCAAGGGCCCCCTGCCGAGGCCACTGCTCGCGGGATACCACGGCACACCACCGCGCGAGCTTTGA